The following are encoded together in the Rana temporaria chromosome 12, aRanTem1.1, whole genome shotgun sequence genome:
- the LOC120918621 gene encoding extensin-like, which produces MATLEPEPQHSEASNANATRPLAEQPPVNIAHIGPPRALRRRAPAPDPALDRMLDIMTNMSDRMSNRSYGQNVAKCLGELIDKVPPNLQAVVLSCTARYISTFIPPTDADDLSEPPPPYGPYANKRTEHVPTPPTTHFSPPPVTLWTGPQLSDQPPRPTPPPTSAHHPFTTTLTHLPPVPTPSTHTSLNPFPYSQPSSYHPHSPFPHLSTPPVTYSTLPPTTLSSYHPPPSTYPALTTTPTSHYPHRPRQSTFRNAPTRTPPPPQATPPSNWSGEDSTTSTWPPFAHALSVAMSPHGEEDSSPNLQQL; this is translated from the coding sequence ATGGCTACTCTGGAGCCGGAACCGCAGCACTCCGAGGCATCAAATGCTAATGCAACAAgaccacttgcagagcagcccccAGTTAACATTGCGCATATTGGACCTCCGCGTGCTCTGCGTAGGAGGGCTCCTGCTCCGGATCCAGCCCTGGATCGTATGTTGGACATTATGACCAACATGTCTGACCGGATGAGCAATAGATCGTATGGGCAAAATGTAGCAAAATGTCTGGGGGAACTAATCGACAAAGTTCCCCCAAATCTGCAAGCGGTGGTGCTGTCCTGTACGGCTAGATACATCTCGACATTTATACCCCCGACAGACGCTGACGATTTATCCGAACCACCACCACCCTATGGCCCATATGCCAATAAACGGACCGAGCATGTCCCAACACCACCCACGACCCATTTCTCCCCACCACCCGTTACCCTTTGGACAGGACCACAGCTTTCCGACCAACCTCCTCGACCAACACCACCACCGACTTCTGCGCACCATCCTTTCACCACCACTCTAACTCATTTACCTCCTGTGCCAACACCTTCCACTCACACTTCTCTGAATCCTTTTCCTTATTCACAACCTTCTTCTTACCACCCTCATTCTCCTTTTCCTCATCTCTCAACACCACCTGTCACATACAGTACTCTGCCTCCTACAacactttcttcttaccacccacCACCTTCTACTTACCCTGCGTTAACGACTACACCTACATCACATTACCCACATCGACCGAGACAATCGACTTTCAGGAATGCCCCAACacgaacaccaccaccaccacaagcaaCACCACCTTCCAATTGGTCAGGGGAAGACAGCACCACCTCCACTTGGCCCCCTTTTGCCCACGCACTGTCGGTCGCCATGTCACCGCACGGGGAAGAGGACTCCTCCCCAAATTTACAGCAATTGTAA
- the LOC120918622 gene encoding protein ALP1-like → MASGSQYFNYKKYFSFVLMAVADANYCFTYIDIGSYGSSADSAIFGNSSFGQLLRTDGLDLPQNSPLPGTNGPPLPSVFVGDEAFALNTHLLRPYSGHNLNEDKRIFNYRLSRARRVVECAFGILANKWRVLHTPIVLNMQNAISAVEAACALHNFVRQRDGLDYEEPVHETLERAHWTGVRGNTQGTHVREQYAAYFVSPEGQVPWQLNSI, encoded by the coding sequence ATGGCTAGTGGGAGCCAGTATTTCAATTATAAGAAATACTTTTCATTCGTCTTAATGGCTGTGGCTGATGCCAATTATTGCTTTACCTACATTGACATTGGTTCCTATGGAAGTAGTGCAGACTCTGCGATTTTTGGGAACTCCTCTTTTGGGCAATTACTTCGAACAGATGGTCTGGACCTTCCACAAAATAGTCCACTCCCGGGCACAAACGGCCCTCCCCTACCAAGTGTCTTTGTGGGTGATGAGGCTTTTGCTCTGAACACACACCTACTTCGGCCTTATTCAGGACATAATCTGAACGAAGACAAACGCATATTCAACTACCGGCTTAGCAGAGCACGCCGCGTAGTTGAGTGTGCTTTTGGAATTTTGGCGAACAAGTGGAGGGTTCTCCACACACCAATTGTGCTCAACATGCAAAATGCCATTAGTGCTGTAGAAGCGGCGTGTGCCTTGCACAATTTTGTCAGGCAGCGCGATGGTCTAGATTACGAGGAGCCAGTCCATGAGACTCTGGAAAGAGCTCATTGGACTGGTGTACGTGGGAACACACAGGGGACACATGTCCGTGAACAGTATGCCGCATACTTTGTCTCTCCTGAAGGGCAGGTCCCTTGGCAGCTCAATTCCATTTAA